One window of Theropithecus gelada isolate Dixy chromosome 4, Tgel_1.0, whole genome shotgun sequence genomic DNA carries:
- the PM20D2 gene encoding peptidase M20 domain-containing protein 2, translated as MRPGVERSVEGGACDGRSELELVKLRAAECIDEAAERLGALSRAIWSQPELAYEEHHAHRVLTHFFEREPPAASWAVQPHYQLPTAFCAEWEPPEARAPSAAPRLLHLGFLCEYDALPGIGHACGHNLIAEVGAAAALGVRGALEGLPRPPPPVKVIVLGTPAEEDGGGKIDLIEAGAFTNLDVVFMAHPSQENAAYLPDMAEHDVTVKYYGKASHSAAYPWEGLNALDAAVLAYNNLSVFRQQMKPTWRVHGIIKNGGVKPNIIPSYSELIYYFRAPSMKELQVLTKKAEDCFRAAALASGCTVEIKSGAHDYYNVLPNKSLWKAYMENGRKLGIEFISEDTMLNGPSGSTDFGNVTFVVPGIHPYFHIGSNALNHTEQYTEAAGSQEAQFYTLRTAKALAMTALDVIFKPELLERIREDFKLKLQEEQFVNAVE; from the exons atgaggccaggagtggaGCGGTCCGTGGAAGGGGGCGCATGCGATGGCCGCTCCGAGCTGGAGCTAGTGAAGCTGCGCGCGGCGGAGTGTATCGACGAGGCGGCCGAGCGGCTGGGGGCCCTGAGTCGCGCGATCTGGAGCCAGCCCGAGCTGGCCTACGAGGAGCACCATGCTCACCGCGTGCTGACGCACTTTTTCGAGCGGGAGCCGCCAGCCGCCTCCTGGGCAGTGCAGCCGCATTACCAGCTGCCCACGGCCTTCTGCGCCGAGTGGGAGCCGCCGGAGGCCCGGGCGCCGAGCGCCGCGCCGCGCCTGCTGCACCTGGGCTTCCTCTGCGAGTACGACGCGCTGCCCGGCATCGGCCACGCCTGCGGCCACAACCTCATCGCCGAGGTCGGGGCGGCGGCCGCGCTGGGCGTGAGGGGGGCCCTGGAGGGCCTCCCCAGGCCGCCTCCGCCCGTGAAG GTAATTGTCCTGGGAACCCCTGCAGAAGAAGATGGTGGTGGCAAAATTGATTTAATTGAAGCAGGGGCTTTTACAAATCTTGATGTCGTTTTTATGGCCCATCCATCACAAGAGAATGCTGCTTATCTACCAGATATGGCTGAACATGA TGTGACTGTGAAATACTATGGAAAAGCATCTCATTCTGCTGCTTATCCCTGGGAAGGATTAAATGCATTAGATGCTGCTGTGCTGGCCTATAACAATCTGTCTGTGTTCAGACAGCAAATGAAACCAACCTGGAGAGTTCATG gTATAATAAAAAATGGTGGTGTAAAACCCAATATCATTCCCTCTTATTCTGAATTAATCTATTACTTCCGTGCACCTTCAATGAAAGAACTTCAAGTTTTGACCAAAAAGGCAGAAGATTGCTTCAGAGCTGCAGCTTTGGCTTCAGGGTGCACA GTGGAAATTAAAAGTGGAGCACATGATTATTACAATGTCCTTCCCAATAAGAGCCTATGGAAAGCCTATatggaaaatggaagaaaactaggaatagagttCATTTCAGAAGATACAATGTTGAATGGCCCTTCAG GATCTACGGATTTTGGAAATGTTACTTTTGTGGTTCCTGGAATTCATCCATATTTTCACATTGGATCTAATGCCTTGAATCACACTGAACAGTACACTGAAGCTGCTG GGTCACAGGAAGCTCAGTTCTACACTTTGCGGACGGCCAAAGCCCTGGCAATGACAGCACTGGATGTTATTTTTAAACCAGAGTTACTGGAAAGAATCAGAGAGGACTTTAAACTGAAACTTCAAGAAGAACAGTTTGTAAATGCAGTAGAATAG